A region of the Porphyrobacter sp. YT40 genome:
CGCCGCGGCACCCGTCAGCAAACGCGACACGCGATTTGCGCCGGACGGCAACCGTGCAGGAACCCGGATGCTGACCTGGCATCCAATCGTGGATTGGACCGCCGGGGAGGTGTTCGCCTACCATTCAGCGCACGCCATACCACTCCATGAAGCGTACGATCGTGGCGCCGATCGCCTGAGCTGCAGCTACTGCGTCCTCGCGGGCCTCAACAACCTCATGGTTTCCGCACAGTGCGAGGGAAACCATCCGGCCTACCGGTCGATCGTGGAGATCGAGATCAACTCCGGATTTTCGTTCCAACCCGGCCGGTGGCTCGGCGACATCCGACCGGAAATTCTCGGTAGCGACCAGAGGCGAGGCCTGGCAGCAGCAAAACGACTCGCGGTCGAGCGTCGCACATTGGAGAGCCGCCTGCCCGCCGACCTGCGATTCACGAAGGGCTGGCCCCCGCGGATACCGGCGCATGACGAGGCCGCGACGATCTGCAGCGTGCGCGGAACACTCACATCGCGACTTCGCATAGCGAACCGATGGCCGACCGCCCGGGCGGTGCGTGAACGATTTGCCGAGCTGCACGCAGCCAGGGCTGCCTGACGCTGGAAAGCCATCGCCAAGCATTGGCGGAATTTCGGAAAAGATTCGCCGAACATTTGCCGAAATCCCCACCGCGCAAGCGGCTTCAGATCTTCACGAAAGGAGATCCTCATGGACATCGAGACCCCGAACGAACGAAACTGCGTCCCCATCGGCCGCCACTATGCCGGGCCCCTCAACCTCGATCTCGACAAGCTCCTCGCGGGCCGTCTCCTGATCCAGGGGACGAGCGGTGCCGGCAAGAGCGCAACGCTTCGCCGCATCATCGAAGAAGCCTTCGAGTACATGACAACGATCATCGTCGATCCCGAGGCCGAATTCGCCAACCTGGCAGCGCACATCGGCGCGACGACGATCAAGGCGACCGAAATCACCGCCGACGGGCTCAGTGCGGCGGCCCTGCGCGCGCGCGAACACAGGATTC
Encoded here:
- a CDS encoding phosphoadenosine phosphosulfate reductase family protein → MSNFEPPIALDPEVTSALRQGAHVVFSLSGGKDSSAAAFAVNAHLDMIGHPRDRRHAIHADLGSIEWLSTPAMVERIAAMLAVELTVVRRKAGGLIERWEQRWASSLRRYENLETYQLVSPFSSARLRFCTGETKVQPIGSFLRARMAGETVISVVGIRREESHARAAAPVSKRDTRFAPDGNRAGTRMLTWHPIVDWTAGEVFAYHSAHAIPLHEAYDRGADRLSCSYCVLAGLNNLMVSAQCEGNHPAYRSIVEIEINSGFSFQPGRWLGDIRPEILGSDQRRGLAAAKRLAVERRTLESRLPADLRFTKGWPPRIPAHDEAATICSVRGTLTSRLRIANRWPTARAVRERFAELHAARAA